A window of Novosphingobium terrae contains these coding sequences:
- a CDS encoding glycosyltransferase family 2 protein, translated as MDPVTPAPRFSVIIANFNYVRFVARAIESALNLDWPHIEVIVVDDGSSDGSRAVIEGFGERVKAIFQPNGGQRSANNTGFAASQGDIVVFLDADDILDPHFARAVAAVWRPGVSKVQVQMQRVDVEERSLGSVLPAIAQAPRPEDVRRWTVEMTEYPTPPGSGNAYARDFLARFFPIGPEHDSFTDSTCLALAPLLGDVITVLQPLVLYRQHGGNDSNLFASPGRFGREVARAMSRQRSAESICNELGAPPPNKARLRSSRHLLQLRVASLRMDPSGHPLPEDSRRVALIDAIHSVARRGFDPLSKRLAVALWSIATLTAPRPLADRLVRWRFRAAH; from the coding sequence ACCTTGACTGGCCCCATATCGAGGTGATCGTCGTCGATGATGGATCGAGCGACGGATCGCGCGCGGTGATCGAAGGCTTTGGTGAGCGGGTGAAGGCCATCTTCCAGCCCAATGGCGGGCAGAGATCCGCCAACAACACCGGCTTTGCCGCCTCGCAGGGCGACATTGTCGTTTTCCTCGATGCCGATGACATTCTCGATCCCCATTTCGCGCGTGCGGTCGCCGCGGTGTGGAGACCGGGGGTCAGCAAGGTGCAGGTGCAGATGCAGCGCGTCGATGTCGAGGAGCGCTCGCTGGGCTCGGTTCTGCCCGCCATCGCTCAGGCCCCGCGCCCGGAAGACGTGCGGCGCTGGACCGTCGAGATGACCGAATATCCCACGCCGCCCGGTTCGGGCAACGCCTATGCGCGGGATTTTCTGGCGCGTTTCTTCCCCATCGGCCCCGAGCATGACAGCTTCACCGATTCCACCTGTCTGGCGCTGGCGCCGCTGCTGGGGGATGTGATCACCGTGCTGCAACCGCTGGTGCTGTACCGGCAGCATGGGGGGAACGACAGCAACCTCTTCGCCTCCCCCGGGCGCTTCGGGCGCGAGGTGGCGCGGGCCATGTCACGCCAGCGCAGCGCCGAAAGCATCTGCAACGAGCTTGGCGCGCCGCCGCCGAACAAGGCGCGCTTGCGCTCAAGCCGGCATCTGCTGCAACTGCGCGTCGCCTCGCTGCGGATGGACCCTTCGGGCCATCCCCTGCCCGAGGACAGCCGCAGGGTCGCCCTGATCGATGCCATCCATTCGGTGGCCCGTCGCGGTTTCGATCCGCTGTCCAAGCGGCTGGCGGTCGCCCTCTGGTCGATCGCGACTCTGACCGCGCCGCGCCCGCTGGCCGACCGACTGGTGCGGTGGCGTTTCCGGGCGGCTCATTAG
- a CDS encoding alpha/beta hydrolase, protein MRLIVTGAALLIVCAVALAFGLRRAPDMPPGPWRVQMSRSVIATRDGPHRILIWRPEGVTGPRPLILYAPGWGDRAEIGSRQLSDLASHGYVAVAFDDLSHDPPRSGESPTDAALRHARFDEATPQAYAASFALAGRRVQKAAEKGSAILDAVLASPEFGAQIDPARIGFLGFSWGGATGVEQAIADPRIKAVVNLDGWLFGEASHKVLARPYLLFYIDDDFPPDGWLRSSDPAQRALAQGCAADRAIHQPYRGRADFVWLRAGHVSHEELSGAWPGWSWRHPFAGLRDDRQALAGRQSAHAQVIRAFFDRYLQRQATAFPPIGQTYTGDITPMR, encoded by the coding sequence ATGCGCCTGATCGTGACAGGCGCGGCGCTGCTGATCGTTTGCGCGGTGGCGCTGGCCTTCGGCTTGCGCCGCGCGCCGGATATGCCGCCGGGGCCCTGGCGGGTGCAAATGTCGCGCTCTGTTATCGCCACGCGCGATGGCCCCCACCGAATCCTGATCTGGCGGCCCGAGGGGGTGACGGGCCCCCGGCCTCTGATCCTTTATGCGCCGGGTTGGGGGGACCGTGCCGAGATCGGATCGCGCCAGTTAAGCGATCTGGCCAGCCATGGCTATGTGGCCGTGGCCTTCGACGATCTGTCGCATGATCCGCCCCGTTCAGGCGAAAGCCCAACCGACGCTGCTCTGCGCCACGCCCGGTTCGATGAGGCGACACCGCAGGCCTATGCCGCCTCTTTCGCGCTGGCTGGCCGCAGGGTGCAAAAGGCGGCGGAGAAGGGCAGTGCCATTCTGGATGCTGTGCTGGCCTCGCCCGAGTTTGGCGCACAGATCGATCCGGCGCGGATCGGCTTTCTGGGCTTTTCCTGGGGCGGGGCGACGGGCGTAGAGCAGGCCATCGCCGATCCGCGCATCAAGGCGGTGGTCAATCTCGACGGTTGGCTGTTTGGCGAGGCGTCGCATAAGGTTCTCGCGCGGCCCTATCTGCTTTTCTACATCGATGATGATTTCCCGCCTGACGGCTGGTTGCGTTCGTCTGACCCGGCGCAAAGGGCTTTGGCGCAGGGTTGCGCTGCCGACCGGGCCATCCACCAGCCTTATCGGGGACGCGCGGATTTTGTCTGGCTGCGTGCCGGTCATGTCTCGCATGAGGAGCTCTCCGGGGCGTGGCCGGGGTGGTCATGGCGGCATCCTTTTGCGGGTCTGCGTGACGATCGGCAGGCGCTGGCCGGGCGACAATCGGCGCATGCGCAGGTCATCCGCGCCTTCTTTGACCGCTATCTGCAGAGGCAAGCCACGGCGTTTCCGCCCATCGGGCAGACCTATACCGGCGATATCACGCCGATGCGCTAA
- a CDS encoding condensation domain-containing protein, giving the protein MNAIDLSLNGAAPEPEVLARFPTTANQRHIWQQMDNPIARDALNASFRRRLEGSISDGAVTKALQGLVDRHEILRTRFRMQDDGRLEQEVLRKLAFKPDVVDLRHLPSPQRDAELDRLGVTEARKHFAVADGIAPLFRVLLVRLAADLAYVHFTFHQLVIDGWSVDLLSQEFGRLAAAADGGAPADLAPVEMQFGDYALWQNDVLASGALDAQRDYWRGQLAGLPHFGITPDRPGPRTDCEGQIRSVLLPKSLTTAFEHLAHANRHTLFSLTTAAAAAALHLVSGAGEVVLGTQTAGREDPDAEHIVGQLLNTVVLRLPVMPADNFLTFAERVRGVTLEATQNQLLPFAEVARLAGAAEGRPLYKVNLVVQHTYISTGRDADRQFGAFRVASAPGHSAGALWDLSLFMVGREEGWRISCEGASALYDSATIDALLAVWRKVMEGAVAHPQALLAELAVLEPHERRPASPAPETAPQKSKPVPPRARVNPRLEALRQRIIPLRAEGDGVPIMAINNASLLYPVARAIEGGHPFYDIQFCPSPVRMALPLRHFSDHARDAVEMIRLARPHGPYVLFGLCIFGAIALEAARILRSEGEDVPLVVLVDTYRPGFRENMSFLDRHIRAWQVRGRSFNALRQRVASGELTMAQWIDNYRLARRLHISAMLRQLGITSLGEVHDPLQDNNRWFPEEVLRPSQARFDLEPYPGDVLFFRNMEMRPGRLFPPDFGWTGHIEGRFDRIEVPGSHDTIFRPEGAAVMGPAIRQRLEALGF; this is encoded by the coding sequence ATGAACGCCATCGACCTGTCGCTGAACGGTGCCGCGCCCGAGCCTGAGGTTCTCGCGCGGTTTCCCACCACCGCCAATCAGCGCCACATCTGGCAGCAGATGGACAATCCGATTGCGCGCGACGCTCTCAATGCCAGTTTCCGCCGTCGCCTCGAAGGGAGCATCTCCGACGGCGCCGTGACGAAAGCCTTGCAAGGGCTGGTCGACCGCCACGAAATCCTGCGCACCCGCTTCCGCATGCAGGATGATGGCCGGCTGGAGCAGGAGGTGCTGCGCAAGCTGGCCTTCAAGCCCGATGTGGTCGATCTGCGGCATCTGCCTTCGCCGCAGCGTGACGCGGAGCTGGACCGGCTGGGCGTGACGGAGGCGCGCAAACATTTCGCCGTGGCCGATGGCATCGCGCCGCTGTTTCGGGTCCTGCTCGTCAGGCTGGCGGCGGATCTGGCCTATGTTCATTTCACCTTCCATCAGCTGGTGATCGACGGCTGGTCGGTCGATCTGCTGAGTCAGGAATTCGGCAGGCTGGCGGCCGCGGCGGATGGCGGTGCTCCGGCCGATCTCGCGCCGGTCGAGATGCAGTTCGGCGATTATGCGCTGTGGCAAAATGATGTGCTGGCCAGTGGCGCGCTGGACGCGCAGCGCGATTACTGGCGGGGCCAGCTGGCGGGTCTGCCGCATTTCGGGATCACCCCTGACCGTCCCGGGCCGCGTACCGATTGCGAGGGGCAGATCCGCTCGGTGCTGCTGCCCAAATCGCTGACCACGGCTTTTGAACATCTGGCCCATGCCAACCGCCATACGCTCTTTTCGCTCACCACGGCAGCGGCGGCGGCAGCGCTGCATCTGGTGTCCGGCGCAGGCGAGGTGGTGCTGGGCACGCAGACCGCCGGGCGTGAAGACCCCGATGCCGAGCATATCGTCGGCCAGTTGCTCAACACGGTGGTGCTGCGTCTGCCGGTGATGCCTGCCGATAATTTCCTCACCTTCGCCGAGCGTGTGCGCGGCGTGACGCTTGAGGCAACACAGAACCAGCTGCTACCCTTTGCCGAGGTGGCGCGGCTGGCGGGGGCCGCAGAGGGTAGGCCCCTCTACAAGGTCAATCTGGTGGTGCAGCACACCTATATCTCGACAGGGCGCGACGCCGATCGCCAGTTCGGTGCTTTCCGCGTCGCCTCTGCTCCCGGCCATTCGGCAGGCGCGCTGTGGGATCTCAGCCTGTTCATGGTCGGGCGCGAGGAGGGCTGGCGGATTTCCTGCGAGGGCGCCAGCGCGCTTTACGACAGCGCCACGATTGACGCGCTGCTGGCCGTCTGGCGCAAGGTGATGGAAGGGGCGGTGGCGCATCCGCAAGCGCTCCTTGCCGAGCTGGCGGTGCTTGAGCCCCATGAACGGCGCCCTGCCAGCCCCGCGCCGGAAACAGCGCCGCAGAAGTCAAAGCCTGTGCCCCCGCGCGCGCGGGTCAATCCCCGGCTGGAGGCTTTGCGCCAGCGTATCATCCCTCTGCGGGCGGAGGGGGACGGGGTGCCGATCATGGCGATCAACAATGCCTCGCTGCTCTATCCGGTGGCGCGGGCCATCGAGGGCGGGCATCCCTTCTATGACATCCAGTTCTGCCCCTCGCCGGTGCGGATGGCTCTGCCGCTCCGCCATTTCTCGGACCATGCCCGCGATGCGGTGGAGATGATCCGGCTGGCGCGGCCCCATGGGCCCTATGTGCTGTTCGGCCTGTGCATCTTTGGGGCCATCGCGTTGGAGGCGGCGCGCATCCTGCGCTCGGAAGGCGAGGACGTGCCGCTGGTGGTGCTGGTTGACACGTATCGCCCCGGTTTTCGCGAAAACATGTCCTTTCTGGATCGCCACATCAGGGCATGGCAGGTGCGGGGGCGCAGCTTTAACGCTTTGCGCCAGCGCGTGGCCTCGGGCGAGCTGACGATGGCGCAATGGATCGACAATTACCGGCTGGCGCGGCGCCTGCACATCAGCGCCATGCTGCGGCAGCTGGGCATCACCTCGCTGGGCGAGGTGCATGATCCCCTGCAGGACAACAACCGCTGGTTCCCCGAGGAGGTACTGCGGCCCAGTCAGGCGCGTTTCGATCTGGAACCCTATCCCGGTGACGTGCTGTTCTTCCGCAATATGGAGATGCGGCCGGGGCGGTTGTTCCCTCCCGATTTTGGCTGGACGGGCCATATCGAAGGACGGTTCGACAGGATCGAGGTGCCCGGCAGCCATGATACGATCTTCCGCCCCGAAGGCGCTGCCGTGATGGGCCCGGCGATCCGCCAGAGGCTGGAGGCGCTGGGTTTTTGA